A genomic stretch from Arthrobacter sp. KBS0702 includes:
- a CDS encoding alkaline phosphatase, giving the protein MNTMTDITRRNVLKGALAAAGAAAVVPATAGAASAARPAGVALVRNRLTLPSGIATGDVTTGSGVLWSRASGPGTLVANLLAVDDDGSPLRGGRAFQRVLRGSAASEATDFTAKINAEHLPAGTHFALSLHFEDADGNAGETAQGSFSTAPETGQLSSGRAARGQSFVWSGDTAGQGWGINEEIGGMRGYAAMHATAPDFFIHSGDTIYADGPISAQVTEPDGRLWRNLVTEEVSKVAETLNEFRGRHRYNMMDKNIRALYAQVPVIAQWDDHETHNNWYPGQILTDTRYTERRVDVLAARGRQAWQEYQPIAGVSAGGTGFEPARIYRKISRGPQLDIFCLDMRSFKDPNTDGKETHLTHILGQEQADWLIREVSKSKATWKVIAADLPLGLVVPDGPVNEESLSNRDAGAPLGKELEIAGVLSAFKRNRVKNVVWLTADVHYCAAHHYSPERAAFTDFDPFWEFVAGPINAGSFGPNALDGTFGPEVAFFKAGAYANESPRSGKSQFFGHVDLGADDVFTASLRDATGTVLWSKSLQPQR; this is encoded by the coding sequence ATGAACACCATGACTGATATCACCCGCCGCAATGTCCTCAAAGGTGCCCTGGCCGCCGCCGGTGCCGCCGCCGTCGTCCCCGCAACGGCCGGAGCGGCCAGCGCCGCCCGGCCCGCCGGCGTCGCCCTGGTGCGCAACCGCCTGACCCTGCCGTCGGGCATTGCCACCGGCGATGTCACCACCGGCTCCGGCGTGCTGTGGTCCCGCGCGTCGGGCCCGGGCACCCTCGTGGCGAACCTGCTGGCCGTCGACGACGACGGGTCCCCGCTCCGCGGCGGCCGCGCCTTCCAGCGGGTGCTGCGCGGGAGCGCCGCGTCCGAGGCAACCGACTTCACCGCCAAGATCAACGCCGAGCACCTGCCCGCCGGCACCCACTTCGCGCTGAGCCTTCACTTCGAGGACGCCGACGGAAATGCCGGCGAGACCGCGCAGGGCTCGTTCAGCACCGCCCCGGAAACCGGGCAGCTCAGCAGCGGCCGCGCCGCCCGGGGCCAAAGCTTCGTCTGGAGCGGCGACACCGCCGGCCAGGGCTGGGGCATCAACGAGGAGATCGGCGGCATGCGCGGCTACGCGGCCATGCACGCCACGGCGCCGGACTTCTTCATCCACTCCGGCGACACGATCTACGCCGACGGACCCATCAGCGCCCAGGTAACCGAGCCGGACGGCCGCCTCTGGCGCAACCTCGTCACCGAGGAAGTCTCTAAGGTGGCCGAAACCCTCAACGAGTTCCGCGGCCGGCACCGCTACAACATGATGGACAAGAACATCCGCGCCCTGTACGCGCAAGTCCCGGTGATCGCGCAGTGGGACGACCACGAGACGCACAACAACTGGTACCCCGGCCAGATCCTCACGGACACCCGCTATACCGAACGCCGCGTGGACGTGCTCGCTGCCCGCGGCCGGCAGGCCTGGCAGGAGTACCAGCCCATCGCCGGCGTCAGCGCCGGCGGCACCGGCTTCGAGCCCGCCCGGATCTACCGCAAGATCAGCCGCGGACCGCAGCTGGACATCTTCTGCCTGGACATGCGCAGCTTCAAGGACCCCAATACCGACGGCAAGGAAACGCACCTGACCCACATCCTGGGCCAGGAGCAGGCCGACTGGCTGATCCGCGAGGTGAGCAAGTCCAAGGCCACGTGGAAGGTCATCGCCGCAGACTTGCCGCTGGGGCTGGTGGTCCCGGACGGCCCCGTCAACGAGGAATCGCTCTCCAACCGCGACGCCGGCGCCCCCCTGGGCAAGGAACTCGAGATCGCCGGGGTGCTCTCCGCGTTCAAGCGCAACCGGGTTAAGAACGTGGTCTGGCTGACCGCCGACGTGCACTACTGCGCCGCGCACCACTACTCCCCGGAGCGCGCCGCGTTCACCGACTTCGACCCGTTCTGGGAATTCGTGGCCGGGCCCATCAACGCCGGCAGCTTCGGCCCGAACGCCCTGGACGGGACATTCGGGCCGGAGGTGGCGTTCTTCAAGGCCGGCGCCTACGCCAACGAATCCCCGCGCAGCGGCAAGAGCCAGTTCTTCGGCCACGTGGACCTGGGCGCCGACGACGTCTTCACCGCCAGCCTGCGCGACGCCACCGGCACCGTGCTCTGGAGCAAGTCGCTGCAGCCGCAGCGGTAG